From the genome of Thermoflexus hugenholtzii, one region includes:
- a CDS encoding DUF6516 family protein: MNPDEYFLQITQLIASFTFVHSFSIEFDKRSPQLVFVRGSLYFIDESALFFREFIVFGPEITRVSYSYHYQDRDGNLIFRYDNAPHFPHLPNFPHHKHDGVQRQVVTSDPPDLEKILKEINEKIGFSPKTD, from the coding sequence GTGAATCCTGACGAATATTTTCTTCAAATCACACAATTAATTGCCAGCTTTACCTTTGTGCATTCGTTTTCCATCGAGTTCGACAAACGAAGTCCCCAACTTGTCTTTGTGCGAGGATCTCTTTACTTTATCGATGAATCCGCATTATTTTTTAGAGAATTTATTGTATTCGGTCCGGAAATAACACGAGTTTCTTATTCATATCACTATCAAGATAGAGACGGTAATTTAATTTTTCGGTATGATAACGCTCCACATTTCCCTCATCTTCCGAACTTCCCTCATCACAAACATGATGGTGTGCAGCGTCAGGTTGTGACATCCGATCCGCCAGATTTAGAGAAGATCTTAAAAGAGATCAATGAAAAGATTGGTTTTTCTCCGAAAACCGACTAA
- a CDS encoding fumarylacetoacetate hydrolase family protein, with protein MRIARFAAEGRIWEGEVTPEGRLVADGRAFDPERVVWLPPVPPGGKAIGLALNYREHAEELEVAPPEEPALFLKPSNTWIGHRAPVRYPKGVKVLHGEVELVVIIGRRCRNIRPEEAWEVIAGYTIGNDVTARDFVGNFYRPPVRAKGQDTFGPMGPWRVTPDEIPNPHNLTMRLYVNGRLAQEGHTSRMIHRIPELIAYISSFMTLEPGDTLWTGTPRGIVPVQPGDVMRLEIEGIGVLENPVVEEGS; from the coding sequence ATGCGGATCGCGCGGTTTGCGGCGGAGGGACGGATCTGGGAGGGGGAGGTCACCCCGGAGGGGAGGCTGGTGGCGGACGGGCGGGCCTTTGATCCGGAGCGGGTGGTCTGGCTGCCGCCGGTGCCGCCTGGAGGCAAGGCCATCGGCCTGGCCCTCAATTACCGGGAGCATGCCGAGGAGCTGGAGGTCGCCCCGCCCGAGGAGCCGGCCCTCTTCCTGAAGCCGTCCAACACCTGGATCGGCCATCGCGCCCCGGTGCGCTACCCGAAAGGGGTGAAGGTATTGCACGGGGAGGTGGAGCTGGTGGTCATCATCGGCCGGCGCTGCCGCAACATCCGTCCTGAGGAGGCGTGGGAGGTGATCGCGGGTTACACCATCGGCAACGACGTCACCGCCCGGGACTTCGTCGGGAATTTCTACCGCCCGCCGGTGCGGGCCAAGGGCCAGGACACCTTCGGCCCCATGGGGCCATGGCGGGTGACCCCCGATGAGATCCCCAACCCGCACAACCTGACCATGCGACTCTACGTGAACGGACGTCTGGCCCAGGAGGGGCACACCTCGCGGATGATCCATCGCATCCCGGAGCTGATCGCCTATATCAGCTCGTTTATGACCCTGGAGCCGGGCGACACCCTCTGGACTGGCACCCCGCGCGGCATCGTCCCGGTGCAGCCCGGCGATGTCATGCGCCTGGAGATCGAAGGCATCGGCGTCCTGGAGAACCCGGTGGTGGAGGAGGGATCTTAG
- the dapA gene encoding 4-hydroxy-tetrahydrodipicolinate synthase, with protein sequence MSDIARLRGSLVPLVTPFRDGAVDWEGFAGLIEWQIASGSHGLVITGTTGEPSALTFEERVGLYRLAVEVARGRVPIIAGTGTNNFEETVRLSRAAQAAGVDALLVVVPYYVRPSQEGLFRYFKGVAEQVDLPIILYNIPGRTAVHLEIDTVARLREACPNIIGIKEANKDFEHINRLLHRMGRDFRVYSGIELLCFPVLAIGGAGYVSATGNVLPDRVARLYDLVAADRWREAQDLHYELLPLNDALFIETNPVPAKTALGMMGKISPEVRLPLAPMRPENVERLRQVLRAYGLIP encoded by the coding sequence ATGAGCGACATCGCGCGCCTGCGCGGCTCCCTGGTCCCCCTGGTCACGCCCTTCCGGGACGGGGCGGTGGACTGGGAGGGGTTCGCCGGGCTGATCGAATGGCAGATCGCCTCGGGCTCCCACGGCCTGGTGATCACCGGGACCACCGGGGAGCCCAGCGCCCTCACCTTCGAGGAACGGGTCGGCCTCTACCGCCTGGCCGTGGAGGTGGCCCGGGGCCGGGTCCCGATCATCGCCGGGACGGGCACGAACAACTTCGAGGAGACGGTGCGGCTTTCCCGAGCCGCCCAGGCCGCCGGCGTCGATGCCCTGCTGGTGGTGGTCCCCTATTATGTCCGGCCTTCCCAGGAAGGGCTCTTCCGTTACTTCAAAGGGGTCGCCGAGCAGGTCGACCTCCCGATCATTCTTTACAACATCCCCGGGCGGACGGCGGTCCATCTGGAGATCGACACGGTGGCCCGGCTGCGGGAGGCCTGCCCGAACATCATCGGGATCAAGGAGGCGAACAAAGACTTCGAACACATCAACCGGCTCCTGCACCGGATGGGGCGGGACTTCCGGGTCTACTCCGGGATCGAGTTGCTGTGCTTCCCGGTGCTGGCCATCGGCGGGGCAGGCTATGTCAGCGCCACGGGGAACGTGCTGCCGGACCGGGTGGCCCGGCTCTACGATCTGGTGGCGGCGGATCGCTGGCGGGAGGCCCAGGATCTCCACTATGAGCTGCTGCCCCTGAACGACGCCCTTTTCATCGAGACCAATCCGGTGCCCGCCAAGACCGCCCTGGGGATGATGGGGAAGATCTCCCCGGAGGTCCGGCTCCCCCTGGCCCCCATGCGGCCGGAGAACGTGGAGCGGCTGCGCCAGGTGTTACGCGCGTATGGCCTGATCCCATAG
- a CDS encoding flavin reductase family protein: MPVPPEQLRQVMRRWASTVTVVTMRAGEQIHGLTATAFTSVSMNPPLVLVCIQNDSRSDALLREGRCFAVNFLMEDQRELSERFAGRIPVADRFEGVPYQVAVTGAPILTQALAYLDCTVAGAYWGGDHTIYLGLVEAAGVLREGAPLLYFEGSYRRLAIPDGREAG; the protein is encoded by the coding sequence ATGCCCGTCCCACCCGAGCAGCTGCGTCAGGTGATGCGGCGGTGGGCGAGCACGGTGACGGTCGTGACCATGCGGGCCGGTGAGCAGATCCACGGCCTCACGGCCACGGCCTTCACCAGCGTCTCGATGAACCCGCCGCTGGTGCTGGTCTGCATCCAGAACGACAGCCGCAGTGACGCCCTGCTGCGGGAAGGGCGTTGCTTCGCGGTGAACTTCCTGATGGAGGATCAGCGGGAGCTCTCCGAGCGGTTCGCCGGACGGATCCCGGTCGCCGATCGCTTCGAGGGCGTTCCGTATCAGGTGGCCGTCACCGGCGCCCCCATCCTGACCCAGGCCCTGGCCTACCTCGACTGCACGGTGGCCGGCGCTTACTGGGGCGGCGACCACACGATCTACCTGGGTCTGGTGGAGGCCGCGGGGGTCCTGCGGGAGGGGGCGCCGTTGCTCTACTTCGAGGGGAGCTACCGGCGCCTGGCCATCCCGGACGGGAGGGAAGCCGGATGA
- a CDS encoding ABC transporter ATP-binding protein, whose translation MSLEVEGLEVAYGAVKALHGVSLRVEPGEIVAVIGANGAGKTTLLRAISGLLRPSAGRIRLDGQEITGWPPERIVALGVIQIPERRQLFASMSVEDNLRLGAYLRLRRGERKAVEADLERVYALFPRLKERRRQTAGTLSGGEQQMLAIGRGLMASPRILLLDEPSLGLAPLLVQELFRIIADLRRQGLTLLLVEQNARQALRTADRAYVMETGRVVREGPAAALLEDPAIQVAYLGGAPTSLPAPHPSEVASYARPTRAAASGDAAVGEHGDGRDHAGR comes from the coding sequence ATGTCGCTCGAGGTTGAGGGGCTGGAGGTGGCCTACGGCGCCGTGAAGGCCCTCCACGGGGTCTCCCTGCGGGTGGAGCCGGGGGAGATCGTGGCGGTGATCGGGGCCAACGGCGCAGGCAAGACCACGTTGCTGCGGGCCATCAGCGGGCTGCTGCGCCCGAGCGCCGGGCGAATCCGGCTGGACGGACAGGAGATCACCGGATGGCCGCCGGAGCGGATCGTGGCCCTTGGGGTGATCCAGATCCCGGAGCGGCGGCAGCTGTTCGCCTCCATGAGCGTGGAGGACAACCTGCGCCTGGGCGCGTATCTGCGGCTCCGCCGGGGCGAACGGAAGGCCGTGGAAGCGGACCTGGAGCGGGTGTATGCCCTCTTCCCCCGGCTGAAGGAGCGGCGCCGGCAGACGGCGGGGACCCTCAGCGGCGGCGAGCAGCAGATGCTGGCCATCGGGCGCGGACTGATGGCCTCCCCTCGCATCCTTCTCCTGGACGAGCCTTCCCTGGGCCTGGCCCCCTTGCTGGTCCAGGAGCTCTTCCGGATCATCGCCGATCTGCGCCGGCAGGGGCTTACCCTGCTCCTGGTGGAACAGAACGCCCGCCAGGCCCTGCGGACCGCCGATCGCGCCTACGTGATGGAGACCGGACGCGTCGTCCGAGAGGGGCCCGCGGCGGCCCTGCTGGAAGACCCGGCCATCCAGGTCGCGTATCTGGGAGGCGCCCCCACATCCCTCCCGGCGCCTCATCCTTCGGAGGTTGCCTCATATGCCCGTCCCACCCGAGCAGCTGCGTCAGGTGATGCGGCGGTGGGCGAGCACGGTGACGGTCGTGACCATGCGGGCCGGTGA
- a CDS encoding ABC transporter ATP-binding protein yields the protein MVRISWNGTGERETQPLLEVLRVSKAFGGLMALMEVSLRVRPGQIKGLIGPNGAGKTTLFNLITGTLRPTSGDIRFQGRSIVGLPPYRIAALGIARTFQNVQLFPGMTVLEHVLVGGHRHGRSGMLEAILRAPRMRREEEAARARAWEILERVGLTEWADHPAEGLPLGLQRILEIARALAATPQLLLLDEPGAGLNPSEKARLAALIRQLNQEGITILLVEHDMGLVMGLAEEIAVLDYGRLIAEGPPEAIRQDPRVIAAYLGEEELPHVARG from the coding sequence ATGGTTCGGATCAGCTGGAACGGCACAGGGGAGCGCGAGACGCAGCCGCTTCTGGAGGTCCTTCGGGTCTCGAAGGCGTTCGGAGGGTTGATGGCCCTGATGGAGGTCTCGCTCCGCGTCCGGCCGGGGCAGATCAAAGGGCTCATCGGGCCGAACGGCGCGGGCAAGACCACGCTGTTCAACCTGATCACGGGGACCCTGCGTCCGACCTCCGGGGACATCCGGTTCCAGGGGCGATCCATCGTGGGGCTCCCGCCTTATCGGATCGCGGCCCTGGGCATCGCCCGCACCTTCCAGAACGTCCAGCTGTTCCCGGGGATGACGGTGCTGGAGCACGTGCTGGTGGGAGGGCATCGGCACGGCCGCAGCGGGATGCTTGAGGCGATCCTGCGGGCGCCCCGCATGCGTCGGGAGGAGGAGGCCGCCCGGGCCCGGGCCTGGGAGATCCTGGAGCGGGTGGGCCTGACGGAGTGGGCGGATCATCCGGCGGAGGGCCTGCCCCTGGGGCTGCAGCGGATCCTGGAGATCGCCCGGGCGCTGGCCGCCACCCCGCAGCTGCTGCTGCTGGACGAGCCGGGCGCCGGGCTGAACCCCTCCGAAAAAGCCCGCCTCGCGGCGCTGATCCGACAGCTGAATCAGGAGGGGATCACCATCCTCCTGGTGGAACACGACATGGGCCTGGTGATGGGGCTGGCGGAGGAGATCGCGGTGCTGGATTACGGGCGGCTGATCGCCGAGGGTCCCCCGGAGGCGATCCGGCAGGATCCCCGGGTGATCGCGGCCTATCTGGGTGAGGAGGAGCTGCCCCATGTCGCTCGAGGTTGA
- a CDS encoding branched-chain amino acid ABC transporter permease yields the protein MRSPWVGFVIGVPLILAIGLLEAWQPLGLSLPALTGGLLTLDTMIRAGLFTIVLVGLNLLMGYAGQVSLGQAAFYGMGAFFSAILTVRARALGIPPELAEGWAWPWLVMFSGAFLVGLLAYGIGRPILRLRGHYLAMATLGLGVVVYILLRENLGFPHLNLTGGFDGLQGIPRLRLGTLTLWPAWRYYFLVWLFAFGAIALGLNVVRSRVGRALRAIHGSEMAAESVGVEVPHYKAQIFALSAGMAALAGSLYAHFQTTVIPATFGFGPSLELVVMSAVGGMASIWGAPFGALTVLLVQEILRTQLRRLIPGAQGELELIAFGLILVLIMLFMPEGLTVWGLRRLRGRRMARGAAPAGR from the coding sequence ATGCGCTCGCCCTGGGTCGGGTTCGTGATCGGCGTCCCGTTGATCCTGGCCATCGGGCTGCTGGAAGCCTGGCAGCCCCTGGGCCTTTCCCTGCCGGCCCTCACCGGAGGCCTTCTGACCCTGGACACGATGATCCGGGCCGGCCTGTTTACCATCGTCCTGGTGGGGCTGAACCTGCTGATGGGCTACGCGGGCCAGGTCTCCCTGGGACAGGCGGCCTTTTACGGGATGGGGGCTTTCTTCTCCGCCATCCTGACGGTGCGCGCCCGGGCCCTGGGGATCCCGCCGGAACTGGCGGAGGGGTGGGCGTGGCCGTGGCTGGTGATGTTCAGCGGCGCGTTCCTGGTTGGCCTGCTGGCATATGGGATCGGGCGTCCGATCCTGCGGCTGCGGGGCCACTACCTGGCCATGGCCACCCTGGGCCTGGGGGTCGTCGTTTACATCCTGCTCCGGGAGAACCTGGGCTTCCCCCATCTGAACCTGACCGGCGGATTCGATGGCCTGCAGGGGATCCCCCGGCTGCGGCTGGGGACGCTGACCCTCTGGCCGGCCTGGCGGTATTACTTCCTGGTCTGGCTCTTCGCCTTCGGCGCCATCGCCCTTGGCCTCAACGTGGTCCGCTCCCGGGTGGGCCGGGCGTTGCGGGCGATCCACGGCAGCGAGATGGCCGCCGAGAGCGTAGGGGTGGAGGTCCCCCATTACAAAGCTCAGATCTTCGCCCTGAGCGCGGGGATGGCCGCCCTGGCGGGCAGCCTCTACGCCCACTTCCAGACCACGGTGATCCCGGCCACCTTCGGGTTCGGCCCCTCCCTGGAGCTGGTGGTGATGTCCGCCGTGGGGGGGATGGCCAGCATCTGGGGGGCTCCTTTCGGGGCGCTGACGGTGCTGCTGGTCCAGGAGATCCTGCGCACCCAGCTGCGCCGGCTGATCCCCGGGGCCCAGGGGGAGCTGGAGCTGATCGCCTTCGGTCTCATCCTGGTCCTGATCATGCTCTTTATGCCGGAAGGCCTCACCGTCTGGGGGCTCCGACGGCTTCGTGGTCGTCGGATGGCGCGCGGCGCCGCCCCGGCGGGACGCTGA
- a CDS encoding branched-chain amino acid ABC transporter permease — MVRGWRWGERTWTKEGTWRGGVVLAALGMLALLVLLGRRHGFGAPEYLQFLLDGLRGGSIYALVALGFVLVYRVTGVINFAQGAFVMLGPMLTASFYERGWPPAPGLRLALAALLSIGIVAGIGVAVERWALYPARRASPLTRIIITVGVYLILEGAALLLWGPYAKMIPSFTTLSLADPTLRFGELRIKAQSLWIWGTLGISLLTLALFFGRTTLGKAMRACAVNRLAAQLMGIRVDTMSTLAFGLAAALGALAGIVLGPATRPTYELGLELGLKGFVAAIMGGLVSFPGAVLGGLLLGALENLWAGVTVAGFKDLFAFIILILVLLIHPQGFAGSEAEVERA, encoded by the coding sequence ATGGTCCGGGGATGGCGCTGGGGCGAGCGGACATGGACGAAGGAAGGCACCTGGCGCGGAGGGGTGGTCCTCGCCGCGCTGGGGATGCTGGCTTTGCTGGTCCTCCTGGGCCGGCGGCACGGGTTCGGGGCGCCGGAATATCTCCAGTTCCTCCTGGATGGGCTGCGGGGGGGCAGCATCTACGCCCTGGTGGCCCTGGGCTTCGTGCTGGTCTACCGGGTGACGGGGGTGATCAACTTCGCCCAGGGGGCCTTCGTGATGCTGGGGCCCATGCTCACCGCCTCCTTTTATGAGCGGGGCTGGCCTCCCGCCCCGGGCCTCCGCCTGGCCCTCGCCGCCCTCCTCTCGATTGGCATCGTTGCCGGGATCGGGGTAGCCGTCGAGCGCTGGGCCCTTTATCCGGCCCGGCGGGCTTCCCCCCTCACCCGCATCATCATCACCGTCGGCGTGTATCTGATCCTGGAGGGCGCCGCGCTGCTGCTCTGGGGTCCGTATGCGAAGATGATCCCCTCCTTCACCACGCTGAGCCTGGCCGATCCCACCCTCCGCTTCGGGGAGCTTCGGATCAAGGCCCAGAGCCTGTGGATCTGGGGGACCCTGGGGATCTCCCTCCTAACCCTGGCGCTGTTTTTCGGGCGCACCACCCTGGGCAAGGCGATGCGGGCCTGCGCCGTCAACCGCCTGGCCGCCCAGCTGATGGGGATCCGGGTGGACACCATGAGCACGCTGGCCTTCGGCCTGGCCGCCGCCCTGGGGGCGCTGGCCGGCATCGTGCTGGGGCCCGCCACCCGGCCGACATATGAGCTGGGGCTGGAGCTGGGCCTGAAAGGATTCGTGGCCGCCATCATGGGCGGGCTGGTGAGTTTCCCGGGAGCGGTGCTGGGGGGGCTGTTGCTGGGCGCCCTGGAGAACCTGTGGGCCGGGGTGACGGTGGCCGGGTTCAAGGATCTCTTCGCTTTCATCATTCTGATCCTCGTCCTCCTGATCCACCCGCAGGGCTTCGCCGGATCGGAGGCAGAGGTGGAGCGCGCGTGA
- a CDS encoding ABC transporter substrate-binding protein: MCRLRIGSVVALIAVLLAACATPTPAPPAATPTVAPAAPPTPTPAPKVGAPYKIGFIASITGPGASLGVPERNVAQMVQEQLKAQGGIVGPDGVRHEVQILIFDDESKNDTAATVARRLIEQEGVVVLVAGTLSGPSLAMVPIATEAKVPMISMASARSIIEDPETKKEREWIFKPVPENLHSAQMQADYLKAVGVTKVCHLYENTAYGKDTFASAQAVFPKAGIEIVYGDAFERTATEFPQVEKVKASGCQAVVIGSIPPASALVNVAVRDALPEVRIVHGHGSCSPDLVKNAGAAAEGTVMPCGKILVADQLPDTDPVKKLNLDFVKAYQDFTKGEPISTFAGHAYDALQWAIAALKTLPDGLSLAEQRAKVREALEGLRNFPGTHGIFNLSPDDHLGFNYTDFVMVAVKDGKFQILPRDQWK, encoded by the coding sequence ATGTGTCGTCTGCGGATCGGTTCCGTTGTGGCTCTGATCGCGGTGCTGCTGGCGGCCTGTGCGACCCCCACTCCCGCTCCACCGGCCGCCACGCCAACGGTTGCGCCCGCTGCGCCGCCCACCCCCACGCCGGCTCCGAAGGTCGGCGCCCCTTATAAGATCGGCTTCATCGCCTCCATCACCGGTCCCGGGGCCAGCCTGGGCGTCCCGGAGCGCAACGTCGCCCAGATGGTCCAGGAGCAGCTCAAAGCCCAGGGCGGCATCGTGGGGCCGGACGGGGTCCGTCACGAGGTGCAGATCCTCATCTTCGACGACGAGAGCAAGAACGACACGGCGGCCACCGTGGCCCGGCGCCTGATCGAGCAGGAGGGCGTGGTGGTCCTGGTGGCCGGCACCCTCAGCGGGCCCAGCCTGGCTATGGTCCCCATCGCCACGGAGGCGAAGGTGCCCATGATCTCCATGGCCTCCGCCCGCTCCATCATCGAGGACCCCGAGACCAAGAAGGAGCGCGAGTGGATCTTCAAGCCGGTCCCCGAGAACCTCCACTCCGCCCAGATGCAGGCGGACTACCTGAAGGCGGTGGGCGTGACGAAGGTTTGCCATCTCTACGAGAACACCGCTTACGGGAAGGACACCTTCGCCAGCGCCCAGGCCGTCTTCCCGAAGGCCGGCATCGAGATCGTCTACGGGGACGCCTTTGAGCGCACCGCCACGGAGTTCCCGCAGGTGGAGAAGGTGAAGGCCAGCGGGTGCCAGGCGGTGGTTATCGGCTCCATCCCGCCCGCCTCCGCCCTGGTGAACGTGGCGGTGCGGGACGCCCTGCCCGAGGTCCGCATCGTCCACGGCCACGGCTCCTGCAGCCCGGATCTGGTCAAGAACGCCGGGGCGGCCGCCGAAGGCACGGTGATGCCCTGCGGCAAGATCCTGGTCGCCGACCAGCTGCCGGACACGGACCCGGTGAAGAAGCTCAACCTGGATTTCGTGAAGGCCTACCAGGACTTCACGAAGGGCGAGCCCATCAGCACCTTCGCCGGCCACGCTTATGATGCCCTGCAGTGGGCGATCGCGGCCCTGAAGACGCTGCCCGACGGCCTCTCCCTGGCCGAGCAGCGGGCGAAGGTCCGCGAGGCCCTGGAGGGCTTGCGCAACTTCCCGGGCACCCACGGGATCTTCAACCTGAGCCCGGACGACCATCTGGGCTTCAACTACACCGACTTCGTGATGGTGGCCGTGAAGGACGGGAAGTTCCAGATCCTGCCCCGCGATCAGTGGAAGTAA